Genomic window (Daucus carota subsp. sativus chromosome 5, DH1 v3.0, whole genome shotgun sequence):
AGAGTACAAATCTCACCCCATCCAAGTGGACACAACCTTAATGTAATCCCCTTTCATGTTCCTTTCCTTATTTACATCTGTTTTCTTCAGATTGAATTGAAAACTGCACCAGCTGATTTTCGCTTTCCAACAACAAATCAAAGCAGACATTGCTTCACGCGCTACATTGAGTTTCACAGGTATACTTCTCCTGAACTATTGTGTTTTCGATCTTGTCGtttgttttgttaattattgTGTATAGCAGCCTATAATGGAACTGATTAACTGTCATTCTGTCTcgtgattaattttttaattttgttgatgCATCACTTCATGTTTGAACCAAGTAAAAGATCTTAGGCCTGGTGACCTAAAGAGTTCAGTCGCTAGGCTTTTCTCAGTTGGTTCAGTTTCATTATATTCTGATACTGACACGTGTAATAATCTAAGATAAGATGACTAAATTCTGGAAATTTCACGTCTAAACTACATAATCCAGCTTACTAGTACAGGAATGGATAAACTTATAGTCTGTGTTTCACAGAATTGATAATCTGCAGATTGTTGACCTGTTAAGTGTTAACCATCACTTTCTACtatggccctgtttgggaattagcggttagctgttagcggattgaatttgATGGTTTGACTAGCTGGtttaaatagatgttttgactagcggattgaattagcggtttcttgtaaaactgtttggtaaatagctgtttgatgAGCTTTTTGTGACACATACTCAAACCGctaacccaaaaagctcctcaaactagctttttgaaaattagctttttgagctaaaacctctatttcaatccgctaactaccaaacactaacattagcggattgaaatggtcaaacctctcaaacaccccaaacctctaacttccaaacacccCCATATTACCTATAAGATAAGATGACTAATTCTGGAAACATCACGTGTAAAATGCATATTCCAGCtaagaaaatttgtacatagaGACCATCAGGTATAAAAATGGATAAACTTATAGGCTGCGTTTCACAGGTTGATGATCCGCAGATCTTTGACCTGTTAACTCTAACTTTCTACTATATTTATTCAGGAAGTGCAAACACGGCTTAACTTTTGTCTTTTTGGTTTGCTTTTCATAGGATTGATGCCCCTCCCCACCCAGCCCCAAATGAGTTGAAAGTGATCAAATTAGTTCGTAAGATTAGTTTAAAGGATTAGTATAGAAGAATAAGTATAACAAAATTGGTGAAATTGTAAATGGTATGTGGAATATATCCTTGCAGAAAAGAACACCCATAGTTGCATTGCGTAATTTTTCAGATGGGGCCTTCTAGTAAGTGCAAGCTCACTCTGGTACTGGTGTTGGAGTTGCAGGCTAGTTGTGTAGAATGACTAAACAAGCAATGAATGCAATATTAAACTagcaaaaaatttattatttatgatataagGCTGAATGAGTTTATGTATTCTGATATGGCGTTTGTCTGAGACTCTGTGGTGATGTTTGTTTATGGCTTTTTGCTCACCCAGAACTGGTTTGCAAGTGAATAAGTTGtttatgataatattcttattctATCGAAGCcatgatgatattttttagtgattttagataataacatattatagtAAGTGTATGTTCATCTCATTTTCGAATTAAAAACTGCAGGTGCGTGGCAGCAAAGGGTGACGAAGCTACTGAATGTGAGAAATTTGCGAAATACTACCGTTCCCTGTGCCCGGGTGAATGGGTGAGCCTTTTGCTATTCATTGTTTTTCTCTTGACCTATAATATCTATGGTGCTTTTGCTTGTACGGCTTCAAATATCTTAATCTTTCAGTGAGGCAGGCAAAGCTAAGAGTTGTCTGCTCCTCCAAGTATATATTCCTATTGCAGTGTGTTAATTAAATGACTAAATAGTACATTTTCAGTATGGGATGATGGCTATTCTACTTTAGTTATCTAAATTAATCTACTTGATTCAAGTCTGCTTTATGCTCATACATGGTCAGACTTGTCATGCTGTTATATACTTGATGCATTTAGAGTTGTATTAAGCACAGGTTCTCATAAAAGTAAATTGTTAGAATATGTTTATGTCCACATGCTGGCTGATAGCAATCATTTGTCAGTTGATGGGTATATTACATAGTAGTATATTACTGGCCATGTGCTCGTACTCTATATGTTTAGGTTCAACTTTCAAGTGTCCCTTCTTAATTAATTACTTCTGAATGGAAGTAATCATGTCACATGGTAATATGGATGATTCTTGTCCTCCATTTTGCAGGTTGATAGGTGGAATGAGCAGAGAGAAAATGGTATTTTTCCAGGGCCCCTTTAATTTATTGTGATCACATGGAAAGAGACATGGAAACTTCTTTCTAGCATCTGTGTTTGGcttgaagattttttttttcctttctatTTTGGCTTTCAAGACAGTCCCAGAAATAAACTGTTTTCACTATTGTTGAACCATATTATTCTATTTCATTTTACTGTTGGCGAACAACTTGTTAGAAACTTAAAACGGGAAAGAAGAAGTCTTTCTCATTAGCAACAATCCTTTTCTTTGGTATTTGTAAGATTGTTTTTCCCAACTGTCATATTGTGTCTATGTTTATTGCTTGGTATATGTGGTGTTTGAAAAATCATGTTCTTTATTGTAGGCGATGCCATGGGCAAAAACCTGTAGTAAATTGATATATCGACACGAGGCAGGGGTGCCTAAAATGTGGGCACAGTTGCAATTATATTCGATATACCCAAATTAGTTGGTCCACAATCTACTATATTTTCACTCAAGATAAGCTATGCAACAACTGATGGTAAAGAAAAACCGTTTTATACATTTTTCCAGAGGGCAGTTTCTCATCTAATAAAGAGATAGACAAtggttagatttttttttttcttttgcaattGCAATATCAACTACGCTCACACATGTTCTCAGTCCCAGTGTTACATGACGGAGTGGCTTCCTGGATAAACCGGCCAGAGGATTAAGTATCATTCTCATGGTCATCTCCATAGCGGGGCTCATAGGCTTCTGTTGTCGAGTTTATGGCTCGTTACGATGTCTCTATAAAATCATGTGTGTCCTGCTTGACATTGTTCACTTTTGCTTGCTCTCTGCTCAAATTGTTCATTTTTGCGCTCTTCTGATCAATATTGTTCACTTCTTTctctttttgtttttgataGTTAGACAAATGACTTATCTTTGTCGAAGGTTCGAGCCCTCAGTCATAGTATTTGTCTTGTCAATGTTCGAGCCCTTAGTCATAGTATTTGTCTTGCTTGACATTGTTCACTTTTACTTGCTCCTCCACTTGATATTGTTCACTTCTGCTTGCTCGTCTGCTTGATATTGCTCACTTTTCTc
Coding sequences:
- the LOC108223319 gene encoding cytochrome c oxidase subunit 6b-3 — encoded protein: MGEIELKTAPADFRFPTTNQSRHCFTRYIEFHRCVAAKGDEATECEKFAKYYRSLCPGEWVDRWNEQRENGIFPGPL